The Sulfuricurvum sp. DNA segment GGATACTATGAAGCATTGTGCGCAAAATATCCTATCGTTTCTATCGAAGATGGTCTGAGTGAAGATGACTGGGATGGATGGAAAATCCTTACAGAGCGATTAGGCTCAAAAATTCAACTCGTCGGGGACGACCTTTTCGTTACCAATGCCAATATTTTGGCAGAAGGGATTAACAAAGGGATTGGAAATTCAATCTTAATTAAACCAAACCAAATCGGTTCCGTTTCAGAAACAATGCTTACCGTCCGTCTTGCTCAACGTAACGGCTACAAATGCGTTATGTCACACCGATCAGGTGAGAGTGAAGATGCGTTTATCGCTGATTTTGCCGTTGCACTTAACTGTGGCGAGATCAAAACCGGCTCCACCGCACGTGGTGAACGTACGGCAAAATACAACCGTTTGTTAGAGATTGAAAACGAAATTATGTACGGTGAATACCTCGGAAGTGCCCTATTTAGCTAATGAATACCGAAGAGCACCAAGAGATTTTAGACGGCGATGGAGCATATCAAAGCTTTACCGAACGTCGTTTTGGGCTCTCAACCTCTAAGTTTATTGCCGTATCGACTATTGTTATTGTCATCTTTCTTTATCTTGGGCTTTTGATATTTGGAGATAATTCATTATCAGTTCTTCTCAGCCTAGAAGAGCGCCAAGATTTTTTAACACAGGATATTGAACATTTAAAAAGTGAGAATGCTGCCCTTCAAAAACAATATTTTGAGCTTAAAGAGATCGATGCTGACTCTGCGACAGTCCAAAAGGAAAGACAACCATGATAAAATCGATTTTTCTTGTATCAATCGTAATCGTTAGTGCATTCTCTCGTGAAAATCCATTTTTTGCAACTTCTGAAAATCCAAATTCATCGGTTACTTCAGAAAAAACATTTAACAAACCACCGCTACAATCGATGACCTATAATTTTCCCGATCAAGCACGCATCTTACAAGAGGTTACTTTTAAATTTAAAAATCTTGATGGCTCCATTGAAACACGTCGTCTTGAAGTGGATCAAAGTATTGATTGGCGCTCTCCTATAGTGTTGTCTCAATCTAATAATAAAAAAATAGAAACGCCTATTACCACAAAAGAATCCACCAACCAAGAGAAATCTTTTGTACAAATAGTCCCATCGGGGAATCAGGTATCCATCCTCATTAATGAACCTATGATTCGCCATTTTACCCTTAGTGATCCCAATAGCGTCGCTATCGACTTCAAACATAATGAGGTGTTTCAAGGATTTGAGAAACTCATCAATAGTGCCCCTTTTACAAAAGCTAAAATAACCAATCATGGGAAATTTGCACGTGTTATACTTATTTTGGATGGACGACATGAGTGCAAAGTGAATAAAACGGCTCAAGGTGCGCAAGTAATTTGTAAATAAGAGAGCTAAAGGAAGAGATTGTGAGAAGCTGATTCCCATTCAATGGGAATCAATAATTACGCTACTGCAGCCAATGCAGCGTCGTAGTTAGGCTCTTCTGTGATTTCAGGAACGATTTCTTTATAAGTAACCACACCCTCTTCGTTTACTGCGAAGATCGCGCGACATGTTACACCTGCAAGAACTGAACCACCAAGCAATACGCCATACGCGTTTGCGAAATCTTTGTTACGGAAGTCTGAACATACAGTCAATTTGTCAATACCTTCTGCTTGACAAAAACGTCCTGCTGCAAAAGGCAAGTCCAAAGATACGATAGTTGCTTTTACACCTTCAAGAGAAGCCGCTTTTGCGTTGAAGTTACGTGTTTCAGTAGCACAAACACCCGTATCGAGTGATGGAACAACAATGATAAGTTGTTTTACACCTTGCGCACCGCCTACAACTACGTCACCCAAGCCAGCTGAATTTACAACTGTTACTTCAGGAGCTTTATCTCCAACTTTAACTTCGTTTCCAAGAAGTTCTACGTCTGTACCTTTGAATTTTGTCGTTGCCATATTGGCTCCTTATTTGTTTTTTTTATTTGATAGAAGAAGTATATTTTAAATCGGATAATTTAAGTCTGAATTATGAAAGAGGTGTAATGCATTAAGCATTCCTAAAGTTTACACCGAGGATTAATAGCAATATCCGAAAAGGAGACAAACGCTTTTAACGCGTATGCTTCGAGGGCGGCACGTCCGATCATAGCGGCGTTATCGGAGCAGTAGGTGAGTTCTGAGAGGAAAAGTTCGGCTTTATGGGGTTTTAATAACTCCATAACACGTTCACGCAAATAGAGGTTGGCACTTGCTCCGCCGACGATAGCGAAACGCTTTGGAGGGTGTGTTTTGAAATACTTTTTGAGTTTTTGAATCAGATGTTCGGTTGCCGTTTTTTGAAAAGCGGCAGCGATGTCGGGATAAGCGGATGATTCGTTGGCTTCGACCGCTAGGCGAACCTGATTTTTAAGTCCCGAATAGCTAAATGCGATGAGAGGTGATTGCCAGAGAGGGACGGTAAAGGCAAATTTG contains these protein-coding regions:
- a CDS encoding AMIN domain-containing protein; its protein translation is MIKSIFLVSIVIVSAFSRENPFFATSENPNSSVTSEKTFNKPPLQSMTYNFPDQARILQEVTFKFKNLDGSIETRRLEVDQSIDWRSPIVLSQSNNKKIETPITTKESTNQEKSFVQIVPSGNQVSILINEPMIRHFTLSDPNSVAIDFKHNEVFQGFEKLINSAPFTKAKITNHGKFARVILILDGRHECKVNKTAQGAQVICK
- the tpx gene encoding thiol peroxidase, with translation MATTKFKGTDVELLGNEVKVGDKAPEVTVVNSAGLGDVVVGGAQGVKQLIIVVPSLDTGVCATETRNFNAKAASLEGVKATIVSLDLPFAAGRFCQAEGIDKLTVCSDFRNKDFANAYGVLLGGSVLAGVTCRAIFAVNEEGVVTYKEIVPEITEEPNYDAALAAVA